The proteins below come from a single Benincasa hispida cultivar B227 chromosome 4, ASM972705v1, whole genome shotgun sequence genomic window:
- the LOC120074972 gene encoding putative clathrin assembly protein At4g40080, translating into MAIDQNKKLKNLTHALKDKASIIKATLSIPRRSSSIKVAVVRATTHGSRNPPSDARVAAVLALGNDFRSSTAFACIEALMERLHTTSSAAVAMKSLFTLHIIVIRGPFNLRDQVAYFPCYGGRNFLNLSTFRDVSDSEMNDLSSWVRWYAGVVESNVIVDRKLDRILYFRSRNCEIVEEQRKRKIDVPEELEVLVGFVERICEVPESLYLQKKDLVYEVVRLVLENYRLVQREIWVRVKEIGDRVESLSLDELTELVGIMTRLENCRRKLSVLFVNRGKNEEFWELVKITKGKLAEKKRMKEEKRMIMVEMKANSGESTRLWNPFVEPGQLLWVPAGDGPMGPALLPLTVSTVG; encoded by the coding sequence CATCTTCCATCAAGGTCGCCGTCGTCCGAGCCACCACCCATGGTTCACGAAACCCACCTTCCGACGCCCGAGTCGCCGCCGTTCTAGCCCTTGGGAATGACTTCCGTTCCTCCACTGCATTCGCCTGCATCGAAGCCCTGATGGAGCGGCTTCATACGACCTCCAGCGCCGCCGTGGCTATGAAATCGCTTTTCACTCTGCATATAATTGTAATTCGAGGTCCGTTCAATCTGAGGGATCAGGTAGCGTATTTCCCCTGTTACGGAGGGCGAAATTTTCTCAACTTGTCCACGTTTCGCGACGTATCGGACTCGGAGATGAACGACTTGTCGTCTTGGGTGAGATGGTATGCCGGGGTTGTGGAGTCTAACGTGATTGTCGACAGGAAATTGGACCGAATTCTGTATTTCCGTTCAAGAAATTGCGAAATTGTCGAAGAacagaggaagaggaagattgATGTACCGGAGGAATTGGAAGTTCTTGTGGGTTTTGTGGAACGAATTTGCGAAGTTCCGGAATCGCTGTATCTTCAGAAGAAGGACTTGGTTTACGAGGTGGTGAGATTGGTTCTTGAGAATTACAGATTGGTTCAGAGGGAGATTTGGGTCCGAGTTAAGGAAATCGGAGACAGAGTCGAGAGCTTGAGTCTGGACGAGTTGACCGAGTTGGTGGGTATTATGACACGGTTGGAAAATTGCAGAAGGAAACTGAGTGTGTTGTTTGTGAACAGAGGGAAGAACGAGGAATTTTGGGAATTGGTGAAAATTACGAAAGGGAAACTGGCGGAAAAGAAGAGGATGAAAGAGGAGAAGAGGATGATAATGGTGGAGATGAAAGCGAACTCGGGCGAGTCGACTCGGTTGTGGAATCCATTTGTTGAACCGGGTCAATTGCTGTGGGTCCCAGCGGGTGATGGACCCATGGGCCCGGCTCTGCTTCCACTGACCGTTTCAACGGTAGGATAG